Proteins co-encoded in one Brassica oleracea var. oleracea cultivar TO1000 chromosome C4, BOL, whole genome shotgun sequence genomic window:
- the LOC106338853 gene encoding putative aquaporin NIP4-1 yields MTSHGEGIEEEQISRIEKGIEKDCHGGIETIICTSPSIVCLTQKLIAELIGTYFIIFSGCGVVVVNVLYCGKVTFPGIWVTWGLIVMVMIYSVGHISGAHFNPAVTICFAIFRRFPWYQVPSYIGAQLAGSLLASLTLRLMFKVTPEAFFGTTPADSAARALVSEIIISFLLMFVISGVATDSRAIGELAGIAVGMTIILNVFVAGPISGASMNPARSLGPAIVMGVYKGIWVYIVGPIIGIVAGGFVYNFIRFTDKPLGELTKSSSFLRKASANNNAPSSNS; encoded by the exons ATGACTTCGCATGGTGAAGGAATCGAAGAAGAGCAAATATCAAGAATTGAAAAAGGCATAGAAAAAGATTGCCATGGAGGAATCGAGACAATCATATGTACTTCCCCCAGCATTGTTTGCCTTACTCAAAAG TTGATAGCAGAGTTGATTGGGACGTATTTCATAATATTTTCTGGATGTGGAGTGGTGGTGGTGAATGTGTTGTACTGTGGAAAAGTGACATTTCCAGGGATATGGGTGACTTGGGGTCTTATTGTTATGGTCATGATTTACTCCGTTGGTCACATTTCTGGCGCACATTTTAACCCTGCCGTCACTATCTGTTTTGCCATTTTCCGGCGGTTTCCGTGGTATCAG GTACCATCGTATATAGGTGCACAACTTGCGGGGTCCTTACTAGCTAGTTTGACATTGAGGCTAATGTTCAAAGTCACACCCGAAGCTTTCTTCGGAACAACTCCAGCTGATTCGGCGGCACGAGCGCTCGTCTCAGAGATCATTATCTCATTCCTCCTCATGTTCGTTATATCTGGTGTTGCCACGGATAGTCGTGCG ATCGGAGAATTAGCTGGAATTGCGGTAGGGATGACAATAATATTGAACGTCTTTGTAGCCGG ACCGATATCTGGAGCATCAATGAATCCAGCAAGAAGTCTAGGACCAGCTATTGTGATGGGAGTGTATAAAGGAATTTGGGTTTACATTGTTGGTCCTATCATCGGAATTGTGGCCGGAGGTTTTGTTTACAACTTTATCAGATTTACGGATAAACCATTAGGGGAACTTACTAAAAGTTCTTCTTTCCTCCGTAAAGCTTCTGCCAACAACAATGCTCCTAGTTCTAACAGCTAA